The DNA region ACGTGCATGAGGCCGAGGAGGACTGGCTTGTCAGCGGAATCAAAAAGCTGTCGATAGAACAGATCCGGAAGGATATTTCGCGTGACATTACGCGACCGGTACCGCCATCATTTAATCCGGCAACGTACACCCCGTACCAGGGGCGCCCTGCCGGCCTGCTGCGTGACGGGGACGTGATTGAGCTGGGGAATCGAAGGCTGGTGATCTACCACACCCCGGGCCATTCTCCCGGACATATCGCTGTTCTCGATACGAGCAGGGGGTATCTGTTCACCGGGGATCTGCTGTATGACGAAACCCCCGTCTACGCGTTTTATCCGACGACAAGTCCGGAGGATCTCGTCCGCTCGTTGGAGCGGATTGCCGCCATCGAAGGCGTGACCCAAATTTACGGGGGGCATAACCGGATCGGGCTGCCTCCGGAGCTGCTGAGGGTTGTACGGGAGGCCGCCAGGGAGCTTAGGGAGAAGGATCTGATCCGTTTCGGGACAGGCATTCACCGCTTTGATGGATTTTCAGTACAATTCTAACGGATAAGGTTGGCAGCCAGATCAGCATGTCTGGCCGGGGCCAATCGCCTGGTCAATGCAGCGCAAAAAGCCTCCGGCAGATATCGGTTCATCCTGCCGGAGGCTTTTTTAGGTGAAGAGAGGTTCTCAATCCATGTTTTTGCCGTAGTAAATTTCGTTCATTTCCAGCGTCAACCGCTCGGTAATTTCCTGTTGCTCTTGAGGGGACAGCTTGTCTTTCGTGTATCCGAACAAGTAGTTATCCAGGTCGAATTGTTTGAGCTTGCACTTGGTGTGGAACAGGTTCTCCTGATAGACGTTAACGTCGATCATGTCGAACATTTCCTTGACCTCGTCAGGAATATAGTTCTGGATGGAGCTGATCTCATGGTCGATAAACAGCTTGTGACCGTGAATATCGCGCGTGAAGCCCCGGATTTTGTAGTCGATGGTCATGATATCCGTATCGAAGGAGTGAATTAAATAATTCAGCGCTTTCAGCGGCGATATTTCGCCGCAGGTGGATACGTCGATATCGGCGCGGAAGGTGCTGATGCCTTCGTCCGGGTGGAATTCCGGGTACGTATGCACGGTAATATGACTTTTATCAAGCTGGAGCATCACATTGTCCGGCAGCGGACCCGGTGATTCATCATATGATTCCTCAGGGACCTCGACGACCGGTCCTTCCGATACAAGGACGGTTACGCTGGCCCCCTGCGGAACATAATCCTGCTTGGCGATATTCAGGACATGCGCCCCGATGATATCGGCGACATGACTTAGAATTTTTGTCAGCCGGTCGGCATTGTACTGCTCGTCAATGTATTCAAGGTAAGCCTCCCGCTCTTCCCTTGTTTTGGTATAGCACACATCGTACATATTGAAGCTTAGAGATTTGGTCAGGTTGTTGAAGCCGTGTAAGGTGACGCGCTGTTCCGGTGTAATATCCATATGAAATTTCCCCTTGTGATTGATATATCAGGTTCGAGTTATTCTTTCCCATAATGATGATTCCTAGTCGACTGGGAAATGGGCAGCCGAATTATTATTATGTTCTTTACCCGAATCGGGACACCGAATAACAAGAGAATCCCCGTCAATACGTAAAGAAGGGTCCCTTGCGAGCGCAAAGAACCCTTCTATGGCAGGGGCGTTAAGCAACGCGTGAAACAATCTTTCGTTGTACTACGGGAAATCGTGATCTCCCCAAAATATTCGCGCTTGATGCTTATTGGCAGCAGAGAACGCCCTGGCCCGATTCCATGCGGGATTTCAGGCTTGCGAGCATATCCTCCCATGCTTTGACATGCCACGACCTCGCAGCTTGCCAGTCGGCAGAGTCCTTCCAGCCATGATGCTTCAGCGTAACCCGGGTCCCTTCAGGCTCCGGCGCGAGGATGACCTCAACCCAGGTAAGCTCGCCACTGCGGTTCATCGTGTCCGCGAACGGATCGGGTCCTTTCCATTCAAAAGCGAGCACATGCGGCTCCTCGTACTTCAGAATGGTGCACCCGGCTGTGCTCATGCTGCGTTTATCCGCGGGGTTGAAGTACAGCTCGAATTTCCCTCCCTCCCTGGCTTCAATATCTGCAGCTGGTGCGAACCATTCCGTAATGCGCGCAGTTTCCGTCCACGCGCGCCATACAAGCGCGATGTCTGCCTGGATCTGTGTTTCTTGTGTGATAATCATATCTTTCTCCTCCATTAATCCATTCCTTTTCCCATTATAACGGGGAAAATCGGCCCGAAATTCTTCTACTTTGCTGAGTTGCCCCGTTCCTTTTCAAACAGCAGCAGCGGCAGATTCACGACGATGGGCGGATCGTACGGCTGCGGCTCCCTGAGCGTGATGACAACGCTGATATCCGTCGTTTCATTGACGTGAACAGGCTCGTCCAGCTTGCCCCGCAGCGAATGGTTGAGCAGATAATAGTCTTTCGGGTTCAGGCTCCACGGAATGCCGGCGGCCAGAACGTAATATGTGCCTGGAGGCATCCCCGTGATGACGCAGGTTCTCCTCTTCAGGTTGACGGCGGTGCCGGCGGCGGGTCTTTGATCGGGTACAGGTCGTGGGAAGAGCCCGACGTAGATAATGCCGTGAAAACCGGAAGGGGCCTCGATCCGGCAATGAACCCGCGGCAGTTGGCCCGAACGTTCTTCTGTGAAGCTTAGCGGCTTATGCCTATATTGGTTGACATACTGGTGAAGGGACTCGGAGACGGACCGGAATTTGCGCGGAGATAGTCCGACGAACTGCTTGAACCGCGAATTGAAGGTGCCCGGGCTTGTAAGTCCGACGTGCATCCCGATCTTGACCAGCAGGGAGGGGGCTTTCAGCAGCTCCGATTTCCCCGATTCCACCCGGAGGGCGGATAGATATTGCCTTACCGAAATCCCCGTGGTTTTTTTGAATATCCTTGAAAAATGAAACGGGCTGTACCCGGCCTGATCTGCCAGCCGCTTTGTGGTCAAGGGCTCGTCCAGATGCTCCTTCATATATTGGATCGCCTTGGCAATGATTTCGCCATGCTCT from Paenibacillus ihbetae includes:
- a CDS encoding MBL fold metallo-hydrolase; this encodes MKNKHHNIVIDDAWFTVSELDEATYAISEFGHWEKVHSYLLLGSERAALIDTGLGIDNMRRMTDQLTDLPIMVLTTHVHADHIGSHGQYDEIYVHEAEEDWLVSGIKKLSIEQIRKDISRDITRPVPPSFNPATYTPYQGRPAGLLRDGDVIELGNRRLVIYHTPGHSPGHIAVLDTSRGYLFTGDLLYDETPVYAFYPTTSPEDLVRSLERIAAIEGVTQIYGGHNRIGLPPELLRVVREAARELREKDLIRFGTGIHRFDGFSVQF
- the speD gene encoding adenosylmethionine decarboxylase, giving the protein MDITPEQRVTLHGFNNLTKSLSFNMYDVCYTKTREEREAYLEYIDEQYNADRLTKILSHVADIIGAHVLNIAKQDYVPQGASVTVLVSEGPVVEVPEESYDESPGPLPDNVMLQLDKSHITVHTYPEFHPDEGISTFRADIDVSTCGEISPLKALNYLIHSFDTDIMTIDYKIRGFTRDIHGHKLFIDHEISSIQNYIPDEVKEMFDMIDVNVYQENLFHTKCKLKQFDLDNYLFGYTKDKLSPQEQQEITERLTLEMNEIYYGKNMD
- a CDS encoding SRPBCC family protein, with amino-acid sequence MIITQETQIQADIALVWRAWTETARITEWFAPAADIEAREGGKFELYFNPADKRSMSTAGCTILKYEEPHVLAFEWKGPDPFADTMNRSGELTWVEVILAPEPEGTRVTLKHHGWKDSADWQAARSWHVKAWEDMLASLKSRMESGQGVLCCQ
- a CDS encoding AraC family transcriptional regulator, encoding MNEEHGEIIAKAIQYMKEHLDEPLTTKRLADQAGYSPFHFSRIFKKTTGISVRQYLSALRVESGKSELLKAPSLLVKIGMHVGLTSPGTFNSRFKQFVGLSPRKFRSVSESLHQYVNQYRHKPLSFTEERSGQLPRVHCRIEAPSGFHGIIYVGLFPRPVPDQRPAAGTAVNLKRRTCVITGMPPGTYYVLAAGIPWSLNPKDYYLLNHSLRGKLDEPVHVNETTDISVVITLREPQPYDPPIVVNLPLLLFEKERGNSAK